A single window of Lonchura striata isolate bLonStr1 chromosome 20, bLonStr1.mat, whole genome shotgun sequence DNA harbors:
- the AKAP1 gene encoding A-kinase anchor protein 1, mitochondrial, with protein sequence MALRFHSFIPYAIPGVLALLGCWWIYSWRKKHSGYCNKQAIAIEGEKQEEVSESDSCPKPEACAPQRLPLLSEEEFLEKPAPPTTPSLLHPAQERPDLSWEPSDLSATTAGPSPCEDDSEKLESVGSREGSDSPAPASLPLLSGSAECDQNVVLSHALGQGSGANQGQQPSLTPESWGVTEDISNTEQSDESSCKPPKEKQMPGIVQSDTGSVTACCLGLEKEASAPQAFLNEAEVVSGHEDSAVSVLPGSLESTCPKQSREEEMSESITGTIPMCQKDTQPKGDESEREKIGGVSLDKEVEKMEQVAIQIISKVILAATEEVLSGSAGDASPWLCQAPASRAEAPLGMESVAASAQVPVEGATAADESLAAGSGAEEHSQGVTDCSSHGCWASPVQGNTEDCQAKSWVCRESQGVGRTRVENSLEKSPLSMEDSGYGTHTPGGGTSAEEPLQSTVLSVTSDQHSDSLSTSSAPDTSAEQSLVPRETPCAPGLPEGSTVPYSNGILKEDGPDLSQECSSAPGTDGDHSEGSDVNSVDFVDSGSAMRKTVARQNAKLEGGSSKPDFVIWEIEVPKELVGRLIGKQGRFMSYLRQASGAKIYVSTLPYLRDSQVCHIEGTSHQVEKVLSLIGKKFKELCLTNIYSLPPPMPLHSLLVSAWLFLPDGVTVEVVVAHQVDAGHMFLQQHTHPTFHVLCSLNQQMFACYSQPDIPTLPTPVEVGIICAAPGLDGAWLRAQVISYFEETDEVELKYVDYGGYDKVKVDTLRQIRSDFLTLPFQAAEVLLDNVVPLPDEDHFSPEADATVSEMTRGAVLVAQVSSYDSVTGLPLIQLWNLMGDEVVSINRTLVERGFARWLDY encoded by the exons ATGGCTTTACGCTTCCACAGTTTCATCCCGTACGCCATTCCCGGAGTGCTGGCGCTTCTTGGCTGCTGGTGGATCTATTCCTGGAGAAAAAAGCACTCGGGCTATTGCAACAAACAAGCAATAGCCATTGAAGGGGAGAAGCAGGAGGAAGTATCAGAGAGTGATTCATGTCCCAAACCAGAAGCATGTGCCCCTCAAAGACTGCCTCTTTTGTCGGAAGAGGAGTTCCTGGAGAAGCCAGCCCCCCCGACGACGCCCTCTCTCCTGCACCCAGCTCAAGAGAGGCCAGATCTCTCCTGGGAGCCCTCAGACCTGTCAGCCACGACAGCTGGGCCCAGCCCCTGTGAGGACGACAGTGAAAAGCTGGAATCGGTGGGATCTCGAGAGGGAAGCGatagccctgctcctgcctcgctccctctgctctctgggAGCGCAGAGTGTGACCAGAACGTGGTGCTGAGCCACGCGCTGGGGCAAGGCTCAGGGGCAAACCAAGGCCAGCAGCCATCCCTGACACCGGAGTCTTGGGGAGTCACGGAGGACATCAGCAACACAGAGCAGTCGGATGAGTCTTCCTGTAAGCCCCCTAAGGAAAAGCAGATGCCAGGAATTGTGCAGTCAGATACTGGCTCTGTGACAGCCTGTTGCTTGGGATTGGAGAAAGAAGCCAGTGCCCCACAAGCCTTTCTCAATGAAGCTGAAGTTGTATCAGGTCACGAGGATTCTGCAGTGAGTGTGTTACCAGGGAGTTTGGAGTCTACCTGTCCAAAGCAGTCCAGGGAAGAAGAGATGTCCGAGTCAATCACTGGTACTATACCCATGTGTCAGAAGGACACACAGCCAAAAGGAGATGAGTCGGAAAGAGAGAAGATTGGAGGAGTGAGTTTGGACAAGGAAGTTGAGAAAATGGAGCAAGTAGCAATACAGATAATTTCCAAGGTCATTTTGGCAGCAACTGAGGAAGTGCTGTCGGGTTCTGCGGGCGATGCATCCCCTTGGCTCTGCCAGGCCCCTGCCAGCCGAGCTGAGGCTCCTCTGGGGATGGAGAGTGTTGCTGCCTCTGCTCAGGTGCCTGTGGAGGGAGCCACAGCAGCTGATgagagcctggctgcagggagcgGTGCAGAGGAGCACAGTCAGGGTGTGACAGATTGTTCATCACACGGCTGTTGGGCCAGCCCTGTTCAGGGGAACACAGAGGACTGTCAGGCGAAGagctgggtgtgcagggagTCCCAAGGAGTTGGTCGGACTCGTGTGGAAAACTCTCTGGAAAAGTCACCTTTGTCCATGGAGGACTCTGGGTATGGCACGCACACACCCGGAGGTGGGACGAGTGCAGAGGAGCCCCTGCAGAGCACAGTGCTGTCTGTCACATCAGACCAGCACTCGGACTCACTGAGCACATCCTCAGCCCCAGACACgtctgctgagcagagcttggTACCAAGGGAGACCCCCTGTGCTCCGGGGCTGCCCGAGGGCAGCACAGTGCCCTACAGCAATGGGATCCTGAAAGAGGATGGGCCAGACCTGAGTCAGGAGTGTAGCAGTGCTCCAGGGACGGATGGAGATCACTCAGAAG GTTCAGATGTAAATAGTGTGGATTTTGTGGACAGTGGCAGTGCCATGAGGAAGACAGTGGCTCGCCAGAACGCGAAGCTGGAAGGAGGATCCAGCAAGCCAGACTTCGTTATCTGGGAAATTGAGGTCCCAAAG GAATTAGTTGGCCGCTTGATTGGCAAACAGGGGAGGTTTATGAGCTACCTGAGACAAGCGTCCGGTGCCAAAATTTATGTCTCAACACTACCTTATCTCCGTGACTCCCAAGTCTGTCACATCGAAG GGACCTCACATCAAGTAGAGAAAGTCCTGAGCCTGATTGGCAAGAAGTTCAAAGAGCTGTGTCTCACCAACATCTACTCCCTCCCTCCGCCGATGCCGCTTCACTCCCTGCTCGTGTCCGCCTGG CTGTTCCTCCCCGATGGAGTCACTGTGGAGGTGGTGGTGGCACACCAGGTGGATGCAGGGCACatgttcctgcagcagcacacgcACCCCACGTTCCACGTGCTGTGCAGCCTCAACCAGCAGATGTTCGCCTGCTACTCTCAGCCTGACATTCCAACCCTACCCACTCCGGTAGAAG TTGGTATTATCTGTGCAGCTCCAGGCCTGGATGGGGCATGGCTCCGGGCTCAAGTCATCAGCTACTTTGAGGAGACCGATGAAGTGGAGCTCAAATATGTGGACTATGGAGGATATGATAAAGTGAAGGTTGACACACTCAGGCAAATCAG GTCTGATTTTTTAACACTACCTTTCcaagcagcagaagttttacTTGACAATGTGGTGCCACTTCCAG ATGAGGATCACTTCTCCCCGGAAGCCGACGCCACTGTCAGCGAGATGACCAGAGGTGCTGTCCTCGTGGCACAG gTCTCAAGTTATGACAGTGTCACAGGGCTGCCACTGATACAGCTGTGGAATTTGATGGGAGATGAG GTGGTGTCAATAAACAGGACTCTGGTGGAAAGAGGGTTTGCTCGGTGGCTCGACTACTAG